One window of the Manihot esculenta cultivar AM560-2 chromosome 14, M.esculenta_v8, whole genome shotgun sequence genome contains the following:
- the LOC110630714 gene encoding uncharacterized protein LOC110630714 isoform X1, protein MERNLNNIAMEHSDIHKQFQYSSRESGHEGFPPASQAFMLDPRSSRNNNMGLPDQNISEVKPVLNYSIQTGEEFAFEFMRDRVNHKKPLIPNAVGDPNYATGYMELKGVLGISHTGSESESDISMLTMAEKGPKEFERTSSALRDERSNYGSVQSVPRTSSGYGSRGAMHGYNSSGASDSLSGKMKVLCSFGGKILPRPSDGRLRYVGGDTRIIRITRDISWLELKQKILSIYDQAHVIKYQLPGEDLDALVSVSSEEDLLNMMEEWNEVEDREGSRKLRMFLFSMSDLDDVQFGLGSVEGDSEIQYVVAVNGMDVGSRKNSILHGLPSSSANNLDELDRLNIDRETSRVATGSVGFSTSPLTAQQIDQSFSNAYETHPPFYHGQLMDHRETQQSLLHNRRNSSSYAPPEETPHSVPLHGVINQLGGFNEERPGNSQILVKEEKPKPDGSVQQESEPEKTRPIEKVYPVPVEEASSGVPPHGHIHSLPPKNEGRYQEPDKVSSSVDAVNSLQVRKSSEAAQSSPSDGTFDPVYDDSASNLIDLSYLEPSVPPQRVYYSERIPREQAELLNRLSKSDDSLGSQLLTSIAESVEKLHHSELAPHSEHSTSTSRPSYAGTQTITEFADAVPQMNKNVSDSEDVLDKNGALKANYDKDYTTSKNKKRLEEMGEAGSGYLAVRQVTAAVPHKDPASNLSEPKRVETTGKDFASNNNLEYSRPSLGTDSSTKDVAKGIAPVGVPAAKQADISIDINDRFPRDFLSEIFTRGMPADNSSGVKPIHKDGSGVSVNMENHEPKHWSYFQKLAQEGFVQKDASLANQDRLGTLSSISKAEEGDQKSNHHTPLTTDGMSIDHQYSQIIFGEDIKEDLPGTAGADSPLLSDFLHSIVKNSESVQFDAMMENLKSPDSCYKDAGLEARTGGLPPFDPSLVDFDINTFQQVIKNEDLEELRELGSGTFGTVYYGKWRGSDVAIKRLKKICFTGRSSEEERLTLEFWKEAEILSKLHHPNVVAFYGVVQDGPGGALATVTEYMVDGSLRHVLLKKDRYLDRRKRLLIAMDAAFGMEYLHSKNIVHFDLKCDNLLVNLKDPQRPICKVGDFGLSKIKRNTLVSGGVRGTLPWMAPELLNGNSNKVSEKVDVFSFGIVLWEILTGEEPYANMHYGAIIGGIVNNTLRPSIPSFCDPEWKRLMEQCWAPNPAVRPSFTEIAGRLRVMSTAAGQTKGHSNKTSK, encoded by the exons ATGGAGAGAAACCTGAACAATATTGCAATGGAACATTCAGATATACATAAACAATTTCAATATAGTTCCAGGGAATCTGGACATGAGGGATTCCCACCTGCATCACAAGCATTTATGCTAGACCCTAGAAGCAGCAGAAATAATAATATGGGACTTCCTGACCAAAATATATCAGAGGTTAAACCTGTACTTAATTATTCCATACAAACAGGTGAGGAGTTTGCTTTTGAATTTATGCGTGACAGAGTTAATCATAAGAAGCCTCTCATACCAAATGCTGTGGGAGATCCAAATTATGCAACGGGATATATGGAACTAAAAGGCGTGTTAGGCATTAGTCATACAGGGTCTGAAAGTGAGTCAGATATATCAATGCTCACAATGGCAGAGAAAGGTCCAAAAGAATTTGAAAGAACAAGCTCAGCTTTGCGTGATGAGAGAAGCAACTATGGGTCAGTTCAGTCAGTACCACGAACTTCATCGGGTTATGGAAGTCGAGGAGCTATGCATGGTTATAATTCCTCAGGAGCCTCTGACAGCTTATCTGGAAAGATGAAAGTTCTCTGCAGCTTTGGTGGGAAAATCTTACCTCGTCCTAGTGATGGAAGGCTCAGGTATGTTGGAGGTGACACACGCATTATACGTATAACTAGGGACATATCATGGCTGGAGCTTAAgcagaaaattttatcaatttatgaTCAAGCACATGTGATAAAATATCAACTTCCTGGAGAGGATCTTGATGCCTTGGTTTCTGTTTCATCTGAGGAGGATCTGCTTAATATGATGGAGGAATGGAATGAAGTTGAAGATAGAGAAGGATCACGAAAGCTTAGGATGTTCTTATTCTCCATGAGTGATTTAGATGATGTTCAGTTTGGCTTGGGTAGTGTGGAAGGTGATTCTGAGATTCAGTATGTAGTTGCTGTTAATGGCATGGACGTGGGATCCAGAAAAAACTCAATCCTGCATGGTTTGCCCAGCTCTTCAGCAAATAATTTAGATGAGTTAGATAGACTAAATATTGACAGGGAGACGAGTAGAGTTGCAACTGGCTCTGTTGGGTTCAGTACTTCGCCATTGACCGCACAGCAAATTGATCAAAGTTTCTCCAATGCCTATGAAACCCACCCGCCGTTTTATCATGGCCAGTTGATGGATCACAGAGAAACTCAGCAGTCCCTGCTGCACAATCGTCGCAATTCTTCCAGTTATGCTCCTCCTGAAGAAACTCCTCATTCAGTGCCCCTTCATGGGGTTATTAATCAACTAGgaggttttaatgaagaacgTCCAGGTAATTCACAGATATTGGTGAAGGAGGAGAAGCCAAAGCCTGATGGTTCAGTTCAGCAAGAGAGTGAACCTGAAAAAACTCGTCCTATAGAAAAAGTTTACCCTGTTCCAGTTGAAGAAGCATCCTCTGGAGTTCCACCTCATGGACATATTCATTCTCTGCCCCCCAAAAACGAGGGAAGGTACCAGGAACCTGACAAGGTCTCTTCTTCTGTTGATGCTGTGAATTCACTCCAGGTTCGCAAGTCTAGTGAAGCTGCTCAAAGTTCCCCATCTGATGGTACATTTGACCCGGTATATGATGATTCTGCTTCCAATTTGATTGACTTAAGTTACCTTGAACCATCAGTGCCCCCTCAGAGAGTTTATTATTCAGAAAGGATACCACGGGAGCAAGCAGAGTTGCTAAATAGGTTATCAAAGTCTGATGACTCTCTTGGTTCTCAGTTGCTTACTTCCATTGCAGAATCTGTTGAAAAGTTGCATCACAGTGAGCTTGCTCCACATTCGGAGCATTCCACATCAACTTCAAGACCATCATATGCAGGCACTCAAACCATCACGGAGTTTGCTGATGCAGTGCCTCAGATGAATAAAAATGTTTCTGATTCTGAAGATGTGCTTGACAAGAATGGTGCTCTTAAGGCTAACTATGATAAAGATTACACCAcaagcaagaataagaaacgcCTTGAGGAAATGGGAGAAGCTGGATCTGGATATCTTGCTGTGCGCCAGGTAACTGCTGCCGTGCCTCATAAGGATCCTGCATCTAATCTTTCAGAGCCTAAACGAGTTGAGACCACTGGCAAAGATTTTGCTAGTAATAACAATCTTGAATATTCTCGGCCATCTTTGGGGACAGACAGCTCAACTAAAGATGTTGCCAAAGGGATTGCCCCTGTTGGTGTTCCAGCTGCAAAGCAGGCAGACATCAGTATAGATATTAATGACAGATTCCCTCGTGATTTCCTTTCCGAAATATTCACCAGGGGAATGCCTGCTGACAATTCATCTGGTGTTAAACCAATTCACAAAGATGGATCTGGGGTGAGTGTGAACATGGAAAATCATGAGCCCAAGCACTGGTCATATTTTCAGAAGTTGGCACAGGAAGGTTTTGTTCAAAAAGATGCTTCTCTTGCCAACCAGGATCGTCTTGGTACTCTATCTTCCATTTCAAAAGCTGAAGAAGGAGATCAGAAATCTAATCATCATACACCTTTGACAACTGATGGAATGTCAATAGACCATCAGTATTCCCAAATCATTTTTGGTGAAGACATAAAGGAAGATTTACCAGGAACAGCAGGAGCTGACTCTCCTTTGCTTTCAGATTTTCTTCATTCTATAGTGAAAAACAGTGAAAGTGTGCAATTTGATGCTATGATGGAGAACCTAAAGTCACCAGATTCATGCTACAAG GATGCAGGGTTGGAAGCTAGGACTGGTGGCCTACCTCCTTTTGATCCATCTCTGGTAGATTTTGACATCAATACCTTTCAG CAGGTCATTAAAAATGAAGATCTTGAAGAGCTGAGAGAACTGGGTTCTGGTACTTTTGGGACTGTGTACTATGGAAAATGGAGGGGATCAGATGTTGCCATCAAGAGGCTAAAGAAGATATGCTTCACTGGTCGCTcatcagaagaagagagattG ACATTAGAGTTTTGGAAGGAAGCTGAAATCCTTTCTAAGCTTCATCATCCAAATGTGGTAGCATTTTATGGTGTGGTGCAAGATGGTCCTGGAGGGGCTTTGGCTACTGTGACCGAATACATGGTTGATGGTTCTCTTAGGCATGTTTTACTTAAGAAGGACAG GTATCTAGATCGTCGAAAGCGGCTACTAATAGCTATGGATGCTGCATTTGGAATGGAATATTTGCACTCAAAGAATATTGTGCATTTTGATTTGAAATGTGATAACTTGCTTGTGAACTTGAAAGATCCCCAGCGGCCAATCTGCAAG GTTGGTGATTTTGGCCTGTCAAAAATAAAACGAAATACCTTGGTTTCTGGAGGTGTGCGGGGAACTCTACCATGGATGGCACCAGAACTGCTAAATGGCAACAGCAATAAGGTCTCAGAAAAG
- the LOC110630714 gene encoding uncharacterized protein LOC110630714 isoform X2, which yields MERNLNNIAMEHSDIHKQFQYSSRESGHEGFPPASQAFMLDPRSSRNNNMGLPDQNISEVKPVLNYSIQTGEEFAFEFMRDRVNHKKPLIPNAVGDPNYATGYMELKGVLGISHTGSESESDISMLTMAEKGPKEFERTSSALRDERSNYGSVQSVPRTSSGYGSRGAMHGYNSSGASDSLSGKMKVLCSFGGKILPRPSDGRLRYVGGDTRIIRITRDISWLELKQKILSIYDQAHVIKYQLPGEDLDALVSVSSEEDLLNMMEEWNEVEDREGSRKLRMFLFSMSDLDDVQFGLGSVEGDSEIQYVVAVNGMDVGSRKNSILHGLPSSSANNLDELDRLNIDRETSRVATGSVGFSTSPLTAQQIDQSFSNAYETHPPFYHGQLMDHRETQQSLLHNRRNSSSYAPPEETPHSVPLHGVINQLGGFNEERPGNSQILVKEEKPKPDGSVQQESEPEKTRPIEKVYPVPVEEASSGVPPHGHIHSLPPKNEGRYQEPDKVSSSVDAVNSLQVRKSSEAAQSSPSDGTFDPVYDDSASNLIDLSYLEPSVPPQRVYYSERIPREQAELLNRLSKSDDSLGSQLLTSIAESVEKLHHSELAPHSEHSTSTSRPSYAGTQTITEFADAVPQMNKNVSDSEDVLDKNGALKANYDKDYTTSKNKKRLEEMGEAGSGYLAVRQVTAAVPHKDPASNLSEPKRVETTGKDFASNNNLEYSRPSLGTDSSTKDVAKGIAPVGVPAAKQADISIDINDRFPRDFLSEIFTRGMPADNSSGVKPIHKDGSGVSVNMENHEPKHWSYFQKLAQEGFVQKDASLANQDRLGTLSSISKAEEGDQKSNHHTPLTTDGMSIDHQYSQIIFGEDIKEDLPGTAGADSPLLSDFLHSIVKNSESVQFDAMMENLKSPDSCYKDAGLEARTGGLPPFDPSLVDFDINTFQVIKNEDLEELRELGSGTFGTVYYGKWRGSDVAIKRLKKICFTGRSSEEERLTLEFWKEAEILSKLHHPNVVAFYGVVQDGPGGALATVTEYMVDGSLRHVLLKKDRYLDRRKRLLIAMDAAFGMEYLHSKNIVHFDLKCDNLLVNLKDPQRPICKVGDFGLSKIKRNTLVSGGVRGTLPWMAPELLNGNSNKVSEKVDVFSFGIVLWEILTGEEPYANMHYGAIIGGIVNNTLRPSIPSFCDPEWKRLMEQCWAPNPAVRPSFTEIAGRLRVMSTAAGQTKGHSNKTSK from the exons ATGGAGAGAAACCTGAACAATATTGCAATGGAACATTCAGATATACATAAACAATTTCAATATAGTTCCAGGGAATCTGGACATGAGGGATTCCCACCTGCATCACAAGCATTTATGCTAGACCCTAGAAGCAGCAGAAATAATAATATGGGACTTCCTGACCAAAATATATCAGAGGTTAAACCTGTACTTAATTATTCCATACAAACAGGTGAGGAGTTTGCTTTTGAATTTATGCGTGACAGAGTTAATCATAAGAAGCCTCTCATACCAAATGCTGTGGGAGATCCAAATTATGCAACGGGATATATGGAACTAAAAGGCGTGTTAGGCATTAGTCATACAGGGTCTGAAAGTGAGTCAGATATATCAATGCTCACAATGGCAGAGAAAGGTCCAAAAGAATTTGAAAGAACAAGCTCAGCTTTGCGTGATGAGAGAAGCAACTATGGGTCAGTTCAGTCAGTACCACGAACTTCATCGGGTTATGGAAGTCGAGGAGCTATGCATGGTTATAATTCCTCAGGAGCCTCTGACAGCTTATCTGGAAAGATGAAAGTTCTCTGCAGCTTTGGTGGGAAAATCTTACCTCGTCCTAGTGATGGAAGGCTCAGGTATGTTGGAGGTGACACACGCATTATACGTATAACTAGGGACATATCATGGCTGGAGCTTAAgcagaaaattttatcaatttatgaTCAAGCACATGTGATAAAATATCAACTTCCTGGAGAGGATCTTGATGCCTTGGTTTCTGTTTCATCTGAGGAGGATCTGCTTAATATGATGGAGGAATGGAATGAAGTTGAAGATAGAGAAGGATCACGAAAGCTTAGGATGTTCTTATTCTCCATGAGTGATTTAGATGATGTTCAGTTTGGCTTGGGTAGTGTGGAAGGTGATTCTGAGATTCAGTATGTAGTTGCTGTTAATGGCATGGACGTGGGATCCAGAAAAAACTCAATCCTGCATGGTTTGCCCAGCTCTTCAGCAAATAATTTAGATGAGTTAGATAGACTAAATATTGACAGGGAGACGAGTAGAGTTGCAACTGGCTCTGTTGGGTTCAGTACTTCGCCATTGACCGCACAGCAAATTGATCAAAGTTTCTCCAATGCCTATGAAACCCACCCGCCGTTTTATCATGGCCAGTTGATGGATCACAGAGAAACTCAGCAGTCCCTGCTGCACAATCGTCGCAATTCTTCCAGTTATGCTCCTCCTGAAGAAACTCCTCATTCAGTGCCCCTTCATGGGGTTATTAATCAACTAGgaggttttaatgaagaacgTCCAGGTAATTCACAGATATTGGTGAAGGAGGAGAAGCCAAAGCCTGATGGTTCAGTTCAGCAAGAGAGTGAACCTGAAAAAACTCGTCCTATAGAAAAAGTTTACCCTGTTCCAGTTGAAGAAGCATCCTCTGGAGTTCCACCTCATGGACATATTCATTCTCTGCCCCCCAAAAACGAGGGAAGGTACCAGGAACCTGACAAGGTCTCTTCTTCTGTTGATGCTGTGAATTCACTCCAGGTTCGCAAGTCTAGTGAAGCTGCTCAAAGTTCCCCATCTGATGGTACATTTGACCCGGTATATGATGATTCTGCTTCCAATTTGATTGACTTAAGTTACCTTGAACCATCAGTGCCCCCTCAGAGAGTTTATTATTCAGAAAGGATACCACGGGAGCAAGCAGAGTTGCTAAATAGGTTATCAAAGTCTGATGACTCTCTTGGTTCTCAGTTGCTTACTTCCATTGCAGAATCTGTTGAAAAGTTGCATCACAGTGAGCTTGCTCCACATTCGGAGCATTCCACATCAACTTCAAGACCATCATATGCAGGCACTCAAACCATCACGGAGTTTGCTGATGCAGTGCCTCAGATGAATAAAAATGTTTCTGATTCTGAAGATGTGCTTGACAAGAATGGTGCTCTTAAGGCTAACTATGATAAAGATTACACCAcaagcaagaataagaaacgcCTTGAGGAAATGGGAGAAGCTGGATCTGGATATCTTGCTGTGCGCCAGGTAACTGCTGCCGTGCCTCATAAGGATCCTGCATCTAATCTTTCAGAGCCTAAACGAGTTGAGACCACTGGCAAAGATTTTGCTAGTAATAACAATCTTGAATATTCTCGGCCATCTTTGGGGACAGACAGCTCAACTAAAGATGTTGCCAAAGGGATTGCCCCTGTTGGTGTTCCAGCTGCAAAGCAGGCAGACATCAGTATAGATATTAATGACAGATTCCCTCGTGATTTCCTTTCCGAAATATTCACCAGGGGAATGCCTGCTGACAATTCATCTGGTGTTAAACCAATTCACAAAGATGGATCTGGGGTGAGTGTGAACATGGAAAATCATGAGCCCAAGCACTGGTCATATTTTCAGAAGTTGGCACAGGAAGGTTTTGTTCAAAAAGATGCTTCTCTTGCCAACCAGGATCGTCTTGGTACTCTATCTTCCATTTCAAAAGCTGAAGAAGGAGATCAGAAATCTAATCATCATACACCTTTGACAACTGATGGAATGTCAATAGACCATCAGTATTCCCAAATCATTTTTGGTGAAGACATAAAGGAAGATTTACCAGGAACAGCAGGAGCTGACTCTCCTTTGCTTTCAGATTTTCTTCATTCTATAGTGAAAAACAGTGAAAGTGTGCAATTTGATGCTATGATGGAGAACCTAAAGTCACCAGATTCATGCTACAAG GATGCAGGGTTGGAAGCTAGGACTGGTGGCCTACCTCCTTTTGATCCATCTCTGGTAGATTTTGACATCAATACCTTTCAG GTCATTAAAAATGAAGATCTTGAAGAGCTGAGAGAACTGGGTTCTGGTACTTTTGGGACTGTGTACTATGGAAAATGGAGGGGATCAGATGTTGCCATCAAGAGGCTAAAGAAGATATGCTTCACTGGTCGCTcatcagaagaagagagattG ACATTAGAGTTTTGGAAGGAAGCTGAAATCCTTTCTAAGCTTCATCATCCAAATGTGGTAGCATTTTATGGTGTGGTGCAAGATGGTCCTGGAGGGGCTTTGGCTACTGTGACCGAATACATGGTTGATGGTTCTCTTAGGCATGTTTTACTTAAGAAGGACAG GTATCTAGATCGTCGAAAGCGGCTACTAATAGCTATGGATGCTGCATTTGGAATGGAATATTTGCACTCAAAGAATATTGTGCATTTTGATTTGAAATGTGATAACTTGCTTGTGAACTTGAAAGATCCCCAGCGGCCAATCTGCAAG GTTGGTGATTTTGGCCTGTCAAAAATAAAACGAAATACCTTGGTTTCTGGAGGTGTGCGGGGAACTCTACCATGGATGGCACCAGAACTGCTAAATGGCAACAGCAATAAGGTCTCAGAAAAG
- the LOC110630714 gene encoding uncharacterized protein LOC110630714 isoform X3: MERNLNNIAMEHSDIHKQFQYSSRESGHEGFPPASQAFMLDPRSSRNNNMGLPDQNISEVKPVLNYSIQTGEEFAFEFMRDRVNHKKPLIPNAVGDPNYATGYMELKGVLGISHTGSESESDISMLTMAEKGPKEFERTSSALRDERSNYGSVQSVPRTSSGYGSRGAMHGYNSSGASDSLSGKMKVLCSFGGKILPRPSDGRLRYVGGDTRIIRITRDISWLELKQKILSIYDQAHVIKYQLPGEDLDALVSVSSEEDLLNMMEEWNEVEDREGSRKLRMFLFSMSDLDDVQFGLGSVEGDSEIQYVVAVNGMDVGSRKNSILHGLPSSSANNLDELDRLNIDRETSRVATGSVGFSTSPLTAQQIDQSFSNAYETHPPFYHGQLMDHRETQQSLLHNRRNSSSYAPPEETPHSVPLHGVINQLGGFNEERPGNSQILVKEEKPKPDGSVQQESEPEKTRPIEKVYPVPVEEASSGVPPHGHIHSLPPKNEGRYQEPDKVSSSVDAVNSLQVRKSSEAAQSSPSDGTFDPVYDDSASNLIDLSYLEPSVPPQRVYYSERIPREQAELLNRLSKSDDSLGSQLLTSIAESVEKLHHSELAPHSEHSTSTSRPSYAGTQTITEFADAVPQMNKNVSDSEDVLDKNGALKANYDKDYTTSKNKKRLEEMGEAGSGYLAVRQVTAAVPHKDPASNLSEPKRVETTGKDFASNNNLEYSRPSLGTDSSTKDVAKGIAPVGVPAAKQADISIDINDRFPRDFLSEIFTRGMPADNSSGVKPIHKDGSGVSVNMENHEPKHWSYFQKLAQEGFVQKDASLANQDRLGTLSSISKAEEGDQKSNHHTPLTTDGMSIDHQYSQIIFGEDIKEDLPGTAGADSPLLSDFLHSIVKNSESVQFDAMMENLKSPDSCYKDAGLEARTGGLPPFDPSLVDFDINTFQQVIKNEDLEELRELGSGTFGTVYYGKWRGSDVAIKRLKKICFTGRSSEEERLTLEFWKEAEILSKLHHPNVVAFYGVVQDGPGGALATVTEYMVDGSLRHVLLKKDRYLDRRKRLLIAMDAAFGMEYLHSKNIVHFDLKCDNLLVNLKDPQRPICKVGDFGLSKIKRNTLVSGGVRGTLPWMAPELLNGNSNKVSEKEEL, translated from the exons ATGGAGAGAAACCTGAACAATATTGCAATGGAACATTCAGATATACATAAACAATTTCAATATAGTTCCAGGGAATCTGGACATGAGGGATTCCCACCTGCATCACAAGCATTTATGCTAGACCCTAGAAGCAGCAGAAATAATAATATGGGACTTCCTGACCAAAATATATCAGAGGTTAAACCTGTACTTAATTATTCCATACAAACAGGTGAGGAGTTTGCTTTTGAATTTATGCGTGACAGAGTTAATCATAAGAAGCCTCTCATACCAAATGCTGTGGGAGATCCAAATTATGCAACGGGATATATGGAACTAAAAGGCGTGTTAGGCATTAGTCATACAGGGTCTGAAAGTGAGTCAGATATATCAATGCTCACAATGGCAGAGAAAGGTCCAAAAGAATTTGAAAGAACAAGCTCAGCTTTGCGTGATGAGAGAAGCAACTATGGGTCAGTTCAGTCAGTACCACGAACTTCATCGGGTTATGGAAGTCGAGGAGCTATGCATGGTTATAATTCCTCAGGAGCCTCTGACAGCTTATCTGGAAAGATGAAAGTTCTCTGCAGCTTTGGTGGGAAAATCTTACCTCGTCCTAGTGATGGAAGGCTCAGGTATGTTGGAGGTGACACACGCATTATACGTATAACTAGGGACATATCATGGCTGGAGCTTAAgcagaaaattttatcaatttatgaTCAAGCACATGTGATAAAATATCAACTTCCTGGAGAGGATCTTGATGCCTTGGTTTCTGTTTCATCTGAGGAGGATCTGCTTAATATGATGGAGGAATGGAATGAAGTTGAAGATAGAGAAGGATCACGAAAGCTTAGGATGTTCTTATTCTCCATGAGTGATTTAGATGATGTTCAGTTTGGCTTGGGTAGTGTGGAAGGTGATTCTGAGATTCAGTATGTAGTTGCTGTTAATGGCATGGACGTGGGATCCAGAAAAAACTCAATCCTGCATGGTTTGCCCAGCTCTTCAGCAAATAATTTAGATGAGTTAGATAGACTAAATATTGACAGGGAGACGAGTAGAGTTGCAACTGGCTCTGTTGGGTTCAGTACTTCGCCATTGACCGCACAGCAAATTGATCAAAGTTTCTCCAATGCCTATGAAACCCACCCGCCGTTTTATCATGGCCAGTTGATGGATCACAGAGAAACTCAGCAGTCCCTGCTGCACAATCGTCGCAATTCTTCCAGTTATGCTCCTCCTGAAGAAACTCCTCATTCAGTGCCCCTTCATGGGGTTATTAATCAACTAGgaggttttaatgaagaacgTCCAGGTAATTCACAGATATTGGTGAAGGAGGAGAAGCCAAAGCCTGATGGTTCAGTTCAGCAAGAGAGTGAACCTGAAAAAACTCGTCCTATAGAAAAAGTTTACCCTGTTCCAGTTGAAGAAGCATCCTCTGGAGTTCCACCTCATGGACATATTCATTCTCTGCCCCCCAAAAACGAGGGAAGGTACCAGGAACCTGACAAGGTCTCTTCTTCTGTTGATGCTGTGAATTCACTCCAGGTTCGCAAGTCTAGTGAAGCTGCTCAAAGTTCCCCATCTGATGGTACATTTGACCCGGTATATGATGATTCTGCTTCCAATTTGATTGACTTAAGTTACCTTGAACCATCAGTGCCCCCTCAGAGAGTTTATTATTCAGAAAGGATACCACGGGAGCAAGCAGAGTTGCTAAATAGGTTATCAAAGTCTGATGACTCTCTTGGTTCTCAGTTGCTTACTTCCATTGCAGAATCTGTTGAAAAGTTGCATCACAGTGAGCTTGCTCCACATTCGGAGCATTCCACATCAACTTCAAGACCATCATATGCAGGCACTCAAACCATCACGGAGTTTGCTGATGCAGTGCCTCAGATGAATAAAAATGTTTCTGATTCTGAAGATGTGCTTGACAAGAATGGTGCTCTTAAGGCTAACTATGATAAAGATTACACCAcaagcaagaataagaaacgcCTTGAGGAAATGGGAGAAGCTGGATCTGGATATCTTGCTGTGCGCCAGGTAACTGCTGCCGTGCCTCATAAGGATCCTGCATCTAATCTTTCAGAGCCTAAACGAGTTGAGACCACTGGCAAAGATTTTGCTAGTAATAACAATCTTGAATATTCTCGGCCATCTTTGGGGACAGACAGCTCAACTAAAGATGTTGCCAAAGGGATTGCCCCTGTTGGTGTTCCAGCTGCAAAGCAGGCAGACATCAGTATAGATATTAATGACAGATTCCCTCGTGATTTCCTTTCCGAAATATTCACCAGGGGAATGCCTGCTGACAATTCATCTGGTGTTAAACCAATTCACAAAGATGGATCTGGGGTGAGTGTGAACATGGAAAATCATGAGCCCAAGCACTGGTCATATTTTCAGAAGTTGGCACAGGAAGGTTTTGTTCAAAAAGATGCTTCTCTTGCCAACCAGGATCGTCTTGGTACTCTATCTTCCATTTCAAAAGCTGAAGAAGGAGATCAGAAATCTAATCATCATACACCTTTGACAACTGATGGAATGTCAATAGACCATCAGTATTCCCAAATCATTTTTGGTGAAGACATAAAGGAAGATTTACCAGGAACAGCAGGAGCTGACTCTCCTTTGCTTTCAGATTTTCTTCATTCTATAGTGAAAAACAGTGAAAGTGTGCAATTTGATGCTATGATGGAGAACCTAAAGTCACCAGATTCATGCTACAAG GATGCAGGGTTGGAAGCTAGGACTGGTGGCCTACCTCCTTTTGATCCATCTCTGGTAGATTTTGACATCAATACCTTTCAG CAGGTCATTAAAAATGAAGATCTTGAAGAGCTGAGAGAACTGGGTTCTGGTACTTTTGGGACTGTGTACTATGGAAAATGGAGGGGATCAGATGTTGCCATCAAGAGGCTAAAGAAGATATGCTTCACTGGTCGCTcatcagaagaagagagattG ACATTAGAGTTTTGGAAGGAAGCTGAAATCCTTTCTAAGCTTCATCATCCAAATGTGGTAGCATTTTATGGTGTGGTGCAAGATGGTCCTGGAGGGGCTTTGGCTACTGTGACCGAATACATGGTTGATGGTTCTCTTAGGCATGTTTTACTTAAGAAGGACAG GTATCTAGATCGTCGAAAGCGGCTACTAATAGCTATGGATGCTGCATTTGGAATGGAATATTTGCACTCAAAGAATATTGTGCATTTTGATTTGAAATGTGATAACTTGCTTGTGAACTTGAAAGATCCCCAGCGGCCAATCTGCAAG GTTGGTGATTTTGGCCTGTCAAAAATAAAACGAAATACCTTGGTTTCTGGAGGTGTGCGGGGAACTCTACCATGGATGGCACCAGAACTGCTAAATGGCAACAGCAATAAGGTCTCAGAAAAG